The genomic window GTTCCAGCACGACGGGGCGATGTACCCGGGCACCTCGTTCCGCCCGTTCCGCCGCCGCGTGTCCTGGCTCGACGTCGAGGAACTGCCGTTGGACGAGGTGAAGGACCACCTCGACCTGACGAGCACCCCGAACTGGGGGTACGCGCTGCGCCGCGGGCTGCTCCCGTTGTCCTTGCACGACGTCGGGCTCCTGCGGGCGCGGATGGCCGCCGGTACCGTTCCGGCATGGACCTCGGCCTGACCCTCGGATACCTCACCGGCCCCGTGGGGCCCGCGGCCCGCAGAGCGCTCGAACTCACCCGCGCCGCCGAGGACGCGGGGTTCTCCTCGGTGTGGGTGGCCGAGGCGTACGGCACCGACGCCGTGAGCGTCCTGGGCTGGCTCGCGGGGCAGACGACGCGCATCGGCCTGGGCTCGGCCGTCCTGCAGGTGCCGGCGCGCGCGGCCGCCTCGACGGCCATGACGGCCGCCACGCTCGACGGCCTGTCCGGCGGCCGCTTCCAGCTCGGGCTCGGGGTCTCGGGCCCGCAGGTCGCGGAGGGCTGGTACGGGCAGCGGTTCTCCAGGCCGCTGGCCCGCACCCGCGAGTACGTCGCCGTCGTGCGGCAGTTGCTGGCGCGCCGGGAGTCGCGGTTCTCCGGGCAGCACCTGGAACTCCCGCTGCCCGGCGGTCCCGGCATCCCGCTCAAGCTCATGCAGCCCGCCCCGCGGGCGGACCTGCCGATCCACCTCGCCGCCGTCGGTCCCCGCAACGTGGAACTGGCCGGGGAGATCGCCGACGGGTGGCTGCCGTCGTTCCTCGTCCCGGAGAACGCGGCGGAGTCCTTCGACCGGCTGCGGGCCGGGTTCTCCCGGCGCACCCGCCCGGCGGAGGGCTTCGCCGTGACCGCCAACGTCCCGCTGGTCCTGACGGGGGCGACGGGTGCGGCGCGCGCCGAGGCCGAACTCCCGGTGCGCCACCTCGTCGCCCTCTACGTCGGGGGCATGGGCTCGCGCGAGCAGAACTTCTACGCCGACCTGGGCCGGCGGCTGGGTTTCGCCGACGCGGTCGACGAGGTCCAGGACCTGTTCCTCGCGGGCCGCAAGGACGAGGCGGCGCAGCGGGTCCCCGAGGGTTTCCTCGAGGCCACGGCCCTGGTCGGCTCGCCCGCGCACGTGCGCTCGAGGCTGCAGGACTACGAACGGGCCGGGGTCACGACGGTCGCGCTGGCGCCGATGGGGCCCGACCCGGTGGCGGACCTGCGCGCGGTCAGCGCACCATCCTGATGATCAGCGGGTAGCGGTGGACCCGGCCCTGGTTCGCCGCGACGGCCCCCAGGATGGTGAACACCAGGGCCAGGACCCCGGGCACGACCATGAGGACGTAGGCCAGGCCGAACGTGACCAGCGCGAGGACCGAGCACACGACGAACAGCCCGATCTCGTAGATCACGAGTGAGATCGTCATGTTCAGCGCCTCGGCGCTGTGCCCGCGCACGAACCCGCTGCGGTCCTTGAAGACCAGGAAGACGATCAGCGGCCCGAGGGGCGGCAGCGTCACGAAGCTCGCCGCGATCGCGGACAGGTGCGCGAACATGCCCCACATCCGCTCGTCGGACGGCGACAACGGCGCCGGGGCGTGGTGCTGCGGCGGGTACGGGGGCCGGTTCTGCGGCGGGTGCGGAGGCTGGCTCACGGTCTCGATCCTGACGCGTCCCTCAGCGGTCCGCCAGGTCCGCGGTCACGAAGTCGACGAGTTCCTCCACCCGGCCCAGCAGCGCCGGCTCGAGGTCGGCGTAGGTGCGCACGGTCCCCAGGATCCGCTTCCAGCCGTGCGCGACGTCGGCCTGGGTGGCGTGCGGCCAGCCGAGCTCGGCCAGGACGCCGTGCTTCCAGTCCTGCCCGCGCGGGATCGTCGGCCACGTCGTCCAGCCCAGCCGCTGCGGGCGCACCGACTGCCAGACGTCGATGAACGGGTGCCCCAGGACGAGCACGTGCGGGTTCGCGCCGACCTTCGCGACGATCCGCGACTCCTTCGACCCCGGCACCAGGTGGTCCACCAGCACCCCGATCCGCCGGCCCGGCCGCGGTGCGTGGGAGCGGATCGCGGCGTCGAGGTCGTCGACGCCGTCGAGCATCTCCACGACGACGCCCTCCACGCGCAGGTCGTCGCCCCAGACCTTCTCGACGAGCTCGGCGTCGTGCCGGCCCTCGACGAGGATCCGCGAGGCGCGGGCCGTGCGGGCGCCCGCGCCGGGCACGGCGACCGACCCCGACGCCGTGCGGGTGGGCCGGACCGGGCCCGCGGCCTTCGGGGCGACCAGGCGCACCGGCTGCCCCTCGACCCAGAAGCCCGGCCCCAGCGGGAAGGTGCGGGTCCTGCCCTTCGCGTCCTCCAGGACGACGACGTGGACCCCGCCGCTCTTCTCCACGCGCACGACGGCGCCGACCCAGCCGGTGTCGACGTCCTCGACCACCAGCCCCCGCACGGCGGGCTCGTCGCGGTGCGTCGGCTTCAGGTGGGAACGGGCGTGGGGGTCGGCGGAGAGCACGTCCGCGCCGTACCTGTCGTCGTACCGGGTCACCCGGGCACGGTAACGACGCGCGAGGGGTGGACGGGGGAGGCGCCCCGGCCGCGGGAGCGCCTAGACTTGGCACTCACGGGTCAGGAGTGCCAACAGGGGTGCCACCGGGAGTGGCACCAGGATCGCCCGCAGGGAGGGACGGATGAGCGACGACCGCAGGCTCGCCGTGCTGCGCGCCATCGTCGAGGACTACGTCTCCAGCCACGAACCCGTCGGCTCGAAGACGCTCGTCGAACGCCACCAGCTGGGGGTCTCCCCGGCCACCATCCGCAACGACATGGCCGTGCTGGAGGACGAGGGCTACATCACCCAGCCCCACACCAGCGCCGGCCGCATCCCCACCGACAAGGGCTACCGGCTCTTCGTCGACCGCCTCGCCACCGTCAAACCCATGAGCCCGGCCGAGAAGCGGGCCATCGAGACCTTCCTGCACGGCGCCGACGACCTCGACGACGTCGTCGACCGCACCGTGCGCCTGCTGGCCCAGATCACCCGGCAGGCCGCCGTCGTGCAGTACCCGTCCCTGACGCGGGCCACCGTCCGGCACGTCGAGCTCGTCGGCGTCGGCGGGCGCAGCGCCCTGCTCGTGCTCATCACCGACTCCGGCCGCGTCGAGCAGCGGGTCCTGGACGTGCGCTCCGCCGTCGACGTCGAGTCCCTCGGGGTGTCCCTGGCCGCGCTGCGCACCCGGGTCAACGCCACCGTCGCCGGCAAGCGGCTGCGGGAGGCCCGCGACGGGCTGACCGACCTCGTGCAGCAGACGCCGCCCGCCGACCTCGCGATCGCCGCCGAGGTGGCAGCGGCGCTCGGGGACTGCCTGACGGCCTCGCTGGAGGAACGCGTGGTCATCGCGGGCACCTCCAACCTCGTCAAGTCCGGGCCCGACCTGGCCACCTCCCTCGGCAGCGTCCTGGAGGCACTCGAGGAGCACGTCGTCCTGCTGCGCCTCGTGCAGGAGATGGCCGAGGACCCCACCGGTGAGCGCGGCGCCCTCACCGTCCGCATCGGCGCCGAGAACCTCCACCTGGGCCTCGACGGCACCTCCGTGGTCACCAGCGGGTACGGCTCGGACGGGGTGCTGGCCCGCCTCGGCGTCCTGGGCCCGACCCGCATGGACTACCCCACGACCATGGCCGCGGTGCGGGCGGTCTCCCGCTACGTCTCGCGCATCCTCGCTCAGTGATCGCCCAGTGATCAGAACCGACAGGAGAACCCCGACCTCGTGAGCGACTACTACGACGTCCTCGGCGTCTCCAAGGACGCGTCGACGGAGGACATCAAGCGCGCCTACCGCAAGCTGGCGCGCAAGCTGCACCCCGACGTCAACCCCGACGCCGGGGAGCGGTTCAAGGAGGTCTCGCAGGCCTACGAGACGCTGTCCAACCCCGACAAGCGCTCCGCCTACGACCGCGGCGGCCCCGGGGCCGGCGGCGCCCCGGGCGGTTTCGGCGCGGGTTTCGGGTTCTCCGACATCATGGACGCCTTCTTCGGCCAGGGCGGCGCCGGCGGCCGCGGGGCGGGCCCGGCCAGCCGCACCCAGCGCGGCCAGGACGCCCTCATCCGCGTCGACGTGGACCTGTCCGAGGCGGCCTTCGGCGGCGAGCGCTCCATCCAGGTCGACACCGCGGTCCTGTGCCCCACGTGCAAGGGGACCTGCTGCCAGCCCGGCACGAGCCCGCAGACGTGCGACATCTGCCACGGCCAGGGCTCGGTGCAGCGCGTCGTCCGCTCGCTGCTCGGCCAGGTCATGACGACCCAGGCGTGCCCCACCTGCCACGGGTTCGGCACGGTCCTGCCCTCGCCGTGCCTGGAGTGCTCCGGCGAGGGACGCGTCCGCGCCCGCCGCCCCCTGACGATCCGGATCCCCGCCGGCGTCGACACCGGCACCCGCATCCAGCTCGCCTCCCAGGGCGAGGTCGGCACCGCCGGTGGCCCGCCCGGGGACCTCTACGTCGAGATCCACGAACGTCCCCACCCGGTGTTCACCCGCTCCGGCGACGACCTGCACTGCACCCTGCAGGTGCCCATGACGGCCGCCGCCCTCGGCGCGACCATCCCGCTGGAGACCCTCGACGGCACCGAGGACGTCGACGTGCGCCCCGGCGCCCAGGCGGGGGAGACCGTCACCCTGAAGCAGAAGGGCGCCGAGCACCTGCGCGCCCAGGGCCGCGGGGACCTGCACGTCCAGCTCGAGGTCGTCACCCCGCGCGACCTCGACGACGAGCAGGAGGAGCTCCTGCGCCGCCTCGCCGAGCTGCGCGGGGAGGTCCGCCCCTCCGGCAAGCTCTCACCCGCCCACCAGGGGGTCTTCTCCAAGCTGCGGGACCGCTTCTCCGGGCGCTGAGGACCGGCAGGGGCCCGGCAGACCCGGCGGGGGGCTCAGCCGCGCATCCCCGCCAGGAACCCGCTGATCTGGGTGCGCAGCTCCTCGGCCAGCTGCGACAACCCGGTGGTGTCCTGCGCCGAGCCCCAGCCGGACGACCCGTCGACGGCGGTGCGCACGCCGTCGACGAGGCCGTTCATCTCCACGATGGTGCCGCCGATGCCGGTGATGGCGCGCACGGCCTCCTGGGCGTTCTGCCGGATGCTGTCGACGCGCTGGCTGACCTGCTCGGTGGCGCGCCCGGACTGGTCGGCCAGCTCCTTGACCTCGGCCGCGACGACGGCGAAGCCCTTGCCGGCCTCCCCGGCGCGGGCCGCCTCGATCGTCGCGTTCAGCGCCAGCAGCCTCGTCTGGTCCGCGATCGCGTCGATGACCGAGACGACCTGCTGGATCTCGCGCGAGGCCTCGGTGAGCGCCTGCATCGTCAGCGCCGCCTGGTCGGCCTCCTCGCTGGCCGCACCCGCGGCCGTCGCCAGACCCTGCGCGGACGCGCTGAGCTCGGTCGAGGCCGTGGCCAGCTGCTCGGAGACGCCGAGCACTCCCGCCTCGAAGTCGTCGGCCAGCGCCAGGCGCGTCGTCCGGGCCCCCTCGACGGCGGCGTTGCCCGCCTGCATCGTGGTGCGGCCGGAGTTGATCGCCGAGGCGGAGTGCCGGAACGCCCCGCCCAGGCCACCCAGCAGCAGACGACGGTGGAACCGCCCCTCGGCGGCGGCGGTCAGGACCTCCCCGGCCTCGCGCACGAAGGCGTCGGAGACGTCCAGGGAACGGTTGACCGAGGTCGCCAGCCGGGCCAGCTCCGGCACCGCGTCCGAGCCCGGCACCCCGGCCACGCGGGCCTCCAGGTCCCCGGCGGCCGCCTTCTCGCAGACCTCGGCCACCTGCCGGACGACCTCGCGGTACAGGGCCACCTCGTCGGCGGACGAACGCCCGCCACGACCGCTGAACAGCTTCACGCTCAGACCTCCTCGGGGACGATGGACCAGACGAACTCCTCGTAGGAGACGCCGCGCTCGGCGAGCACCTGCGCCAGCAGCGCGCTGGACGCCTGCACCGCAGCCTTGCCGCCGCTGTGGCGCCGCTCCTCGGCCAGCAGCCGGTCGTAGAGCGCGCTCGCGGCGCGCACCCCCTCCGCGCTGGGCTTGCGGCGGTTCGAGTGGTACCCGACGATCCGCCCGGAACGGTCCAGGCTGGGGGTGATGTGGGCCAGGACCCAGTAGTTCGCACCGTCCGCGGCGAGGTTGTTGACGTAGGCGAACAGCTCACGGCCGCTCGAGACCGTGTCCCACAGCAGCTTGAAGACGGCCTTGGGCATGTCGGGGTGCCGGATGATGTTGTGCGGCTGCCCGATCACCTCGTGCCGCTCGAAGGCGCCGACGCGCAGGAACACGTCGTTGGCGTAGGTGATGAGCCCCCGCGGGTCGGTCTTGGAGACGATGAGCTCGTCCGCCGAGAACGTCCGTTCCTGTCCCGTGGGCCGCACGGGAGCCCGTCGCTCCCGGCCCGTCGCCACCGTCGTCGTCATCTGAGCGCCTCCCGACCCGTGCTGGATCCGCAGCGTCCCGCCCCGGTGCTCCGGGACGGTGACGCTCTAGAAGGATCGGCAGCCGGTGATCGTCCTTGAGCCGTCCGGGCGACGGGCCCGGACCACCGGCTCAGCGGACCGTGACGACCTTCGTGTCGCCGACCTGCGGCGTGCCCTCACCGCCGGACTCGTCGGGGGCGAACACCGCCACCGTGTACGTGCCCGCCGGGACCTGCGCCGTGAACGAGAAGTCGCCGAACGTGCCGTTCGCCCCGGCCTGCACCGCGTTCCGCGCCACCTCCGCACCGGCGGCGTCGGTGATCGTGTACAGCAGCGTGCCCTCGAACGCCGTCCCGACGCCCTCGACCCGCACCGACCCCGTCCCCGGCGTCACCGCCGTGATCCACGCCGGGGCCTGGACGTCGGCCTGCGGCGCGCGCGAGACCGTCTGCGCCACCGCCGAGCCGAACAGGGTCGGCTGCGCCTTGCCGTCCACCCGGATCTCGACGGGCTGGTTCGAACCCGCGGCCGCCGTCACGGTGTAGACGAGCTGCTGCACCGCCGTGCTCGCGTCCGCCGTCGTCCCCGACGCCGCCGAGGCCGCCGAGGCCGCCAGGTCCACCACCAGCCGGCCGTCCGAGGCGCTCACGGTCGCGGACGGGTCCGGCGACCACGGGCTGGAGTAGTCCGGGTCGCTCGCCTTCCCCGCGAGCATGGCCCGCAGCGCGTTCGTGGCGTCGTCCTGCCCGCCGCCGGCCTCCACGTACTCCCGGAACAGCTTCGCGGGCTGCCCACCCAGCCAGTACACGGGCACGGTGCCCGCCCCGGACGGCAGCGTCCCCGACGACGCACCCGTCGTCGTCGTGTCCCCCGTGGCCACGGGCTGGGTCGTCGCGGCCGTCGCGGGCCCGGACGTCGCGCCGCTCGAGGGCGAGGGGCCCGCCGTCGTGGTCGCGGACGAGGCGGACGGGGAGGGGGACGTCGACGCGGCCACGGTGGTGACCGCGTCGTCGCCGCCGCGCTGGCTCAGGGCGAACGCCCCGCCCCCCACGACCACGGCGACGGCGGCCCCGGCGACGGCGACCCAGGCGCGGGAACGGCGGCGGTTGGCACGGCTGGACATGCGGATCTCCTCGAGACGGTCGGCGGGTCGGGCGTCGGCCGCGCGGGCGGCCAGGGCGTCGCGCAGCCTTCGCGCGGTGGGGCTGAGGTCGTCGTCGCCGTCGGGGTCCGGCAGGGGGCCCGACGGGGTCACGTCACTCACGGTTCGACCCCGTCCGCTCCGTCGCGCCGCTCGTCGCTCACTGCCGTTCCTCCCGGCTCATCGCCTCGCGCAGCGCGGACAACCCGCGGTGCGCGTGCGTCTTGACCGCGCCCCGGCTGATGCCGAGGGCGTCGGCGATGTCCTGCTCGGACATCTCCCCCTGGTAGCGCAGCACCAGGACCTCCCGCTGCCGCGGCGGCAGCCCGTCGAGGGCGCTCAGCACCGAGCGGTGCTCCGAGGCCCGCACGGCGTGCTCCTCCGGGCCGTCCGGCGCGGGGTCCGGCAGCGGCCGCCCGCGGTCGGCCACGACCCGGTGCCGCAGCACGTCCCGGACCCCGTTGACCACGCTCGTGCGCAGGTACGCGACGGCGGACCCCTTGTCCGCCATCCGGTCCCAGCGTCGGTGCAGGGCGACGAAGGCGTCGGCCACGACCTCCTCGGCGCTCGCCGTCTCGCCCAGGAGCGAGGCCGCGAGCGCGACGAGCCGCCGCCAGTGCGCCGCGTACAGCGCCCCGACGGCCTCGTCGGCCGACCACGAGCGCGGGTCGTCAGACACGACCGCACGCTCCCTCATCACCATCACGCCGTGTAGACGAGTCACGCAGGGTCACGGTTGACATCCAACCCGAGAAGTTTTCCGTGGGGCTCGTGGGGCGGGTGGCGACCGCCCGGACGGGTACCGTCGGGACATGGCCGAGGTCTCCCGCGTCGAGCGCGCCCCCGACGACCTGTTCCTCAAGATCGTCGCGGGTGAGATCCCCGCCACGATCGTCCACAGCGACGAGCAGGTCGTCGCCTTCGAGGACGTCGCCCCCCGAGCCCCCGTCCACGTCCTCGTCGTCCCGCGCGAGCGGTACGAGAACGTCGCCGAGCTCGCCGCGGCGGCCCCGCAGGTCCTGGCGCGCCTGGTGCAGGTGGCCCAGCAGATCGCCGACGAGCGGTGCGGCGGGGAGTACCGGCTGGTCTTCAACACCGGGACCGCGGTGGGCCAGTCGGTCTTCCACGTCCACGGCCACGTGCTCGGGGGCCGCGACTTCGAGTGGCCACCGGGCTGATCACGCGGTTCCATGGGGCGCCATGTGCGGTCTTTGCGGTGAGGTCAGGTTCGACGGGCGCGCGGCGGACGTCGCGGCGGTCCAGCGGATGTCGCAGACGCTCGCACCGCGCGGACCGGACGGGGAGGGCGTCTGGGCGCAGGGCCCGGTGGCCTTCGGGCACCGGCGGCTGTCGATCATCGACCTGTCCGCCTGCGGCGCCCAGCCCATGCAGGACCCCGAGCTGGGCCTGACGGCCGTCTTCAACGGCTGCGTCTACAACTACCCGCAGCTGCGCGAGGAACTCATCGGCCACGGGTACCGGTTCGTCTCCACCTCCGACACCGAGGTCATCGTCAAGGGCTACCACCGGTGGGGGGCCGACGTCGTCGACCACCTCGTCGGCATGTTCGCCGTCGCGGTCCACGAGCGCGACACCGGCCGCACCGTCCTCATGCGCGACCGCCTCGGCGTCAAACCCCTGTACCTGGCCGAGACGCCCGGGCGGTTGCGGTTCGCCTCGAGCCTGCCCGCGCTGCTGGCGGCCGGCGACGTCGACACCACGATCGACCCCGTCGCGCTGCACCACTACCTGTCCTGGCACGCGGTCGTCCCCGCGCCGCGCACGGTGCTGACGGGCGTCCGCAAGCTGCCGCCGGCCACCGTCCGCACGATCGAGGCCGACGGGACGTCGAAGGAGCACCGCTACTGGGCGCCGGACCACGTGCGGCGCGAGGAGTTCGCCGGGTTCTCCGAGCGCGACTGGGAGGACGCCGTCCTGCAGTCCCTGCGGACCGCCGTGGAACGCCGCACCGTCGCCGACGTCCCCGTCGGGGTCCTGCTGTCCGGGGGCCTGGACTCCAGCCTCATCACCGCGCTGCTGGCCGAACAGGGGCAGACGGGCCTGGCCACGTACTCCATCGGGTTCGAGTCCGTCGGCGGCCGCGAGGGCGACGAGTTCGCCTACTCCGACGTCATCGCCGAACGGTTCGCGACGAACCACCACCGCATCCGCGTCACGGGTGACGAACTCGTCGGGGCCCTCGGGCACGCCGTCGGCGCCATGAGCGAACCCATGGTCAGCCACGACGTCGTCGCCTTCGACCTGCTCTCGCAGCACGTCTCGCAGACCATCAAGGTCGTGCAGTCCGGCCAGGGGGCCGACGAGGTGTTCGGCGGCTACCACTGGTACCCGCCGCTGACGGGGCTCACCCCCGAGCAGGGGGTGGACGCCTACGCGACGGCGTTCTTCGACCGCGACCACGCGCAGGTGGCGCAGGTGCTGAACCCGCAGTGGCTGACCGCCACCGACGTCTCCCGGGAGTTCCTGCGCGAGCACTTCACCCGGCCCGGGGCCGACACCGCCGTCGACGCGGCGCTGCGCCTGGACACCGAGGTCATGCTCGTCGACGACCCCGTCAAGCGCGTCGACAACACGACGATGGCGTGGGGGCTGGAGGCGCGCGTGCCGTTCCTCGACCACGAGCTCGTCGAACTCGCCGCGGCGATCCCCCCGGAGCTGCAGCTCGCCAACGGCGGCAAGGGGATCCTCAAGCAGGTGGGGTACCGCGTGATCCCGCGCGAGGTCATCGACCGCCCCAAGGGGTACTTCCCGGTCCCGGCCATCACCCACCTCGAGGGCAAGGTCCTCGGCCTCGTCAAGGACGCGCTGTCGAGCCGGGCGGCCCGGGACCGGGCGCTGTTCCGCCCCGAGTACGTCACCGGCCTGCTGGACGACCCCAACGGGGAGCTGACCCCGTTGCGCGGCAACAAGCTGTGGCAGCTCGGTCTGCTGGAGATGTGGCTGCAGCAGCACGGCATCGGCTGAGGCGGGGTTCGGATGAGCGCGAGCACGAAACGGCGCAGCACCGTCGCGGGGCTGCGGCACCGCGGTCTGGACAGGCCCACGATCTCCAGCCGGACGTGGCAGCGGCCGTCGTCGTGGTTCACCGACGACATGGGCAGCGACGTCGTCCTCGACATGGGGTGGGGACGGCTGGTGTTCGGCCAGACGTTCACCGACCGGTCCGCGATCGTCGACGCCCTGCGCGCGGAGGAGACCGGCGAACGCGACATCGCGATGTACGTCCGCGAACCCCAGGTCCTCGTCGGGCTGGCCCCGCACGAGGTGTTCCTGGACCCCTCCATCACGTTCCGGCTGAACCTGTCCCGCTACCGGGCGCCGCGCGACCGCAACCCCGACGTGTTCGTCAGGATGGTCCGCGAGCGCGCCGAGCTCGACGAGGTGAACCGCATCTACGCGGCCTGCGGGATGGTCACCTCCGACGTCGACGTCATGTGGGCCAACCACCGGACCCGCACGTTCACCTACCTCGTCGCCGAGGACACCCGCACCCGCGAGATCGTCGGCACCGTCACCGGTGTCGACCACGTCCTGGCCTTCGGCGACCCCGACCAGGGTGCGAGCCTGTGGTGCCTGGCCGCGGACCCGCAGGCCGCCCCGCGCGGGGTGGGGGAGGCCCTCGTGCGGGTCCTGGCCGAACGCTACGTCGCCCGCGGCCGGGCGATCCTCGACCTGTCCGTGATGCACGACAACGCCGGCGCCATCGCGCTGTACCGGCGGCTGGGTTTCCGGCCCGCCGCCCCCGTCGTCGTCAAGCGCAAGAACCCCATCAACCGTCCGCTGTTCTCCCCGCAACCGGAGGGGCTCGCCGAGCTCAACCCGTACGCGCGGATCATCGCCGACGAGGCGTTGCGCCGCGGGGTGCGGGTCGAGGTCACCGACGCGCCCAGCGGTGAGATGCGGCTGACGTACGCCGGGCGGTCGCTGCTGACGCGCGAGTCGCTGTCCGAGCTGACCAGCGCCGTCGCGATGAGCCGCTGCGACGACAAGCGCGTCACCCGCCGGTTGCTGGCCGCCCAGGGGGTCCGGGTCCCCCGCGCCGTCGAGCTGGCGCAGGACCCGTTGCGGGACACCGAGGGTCTCGCCGCGTGCGAACGCCTCGTCGCCGAGACCGGCCCCGTCGTCGTCAAACCCGCGCGCGGGGAGCAGGGCAAGGGCATCACCGTGGGCGTGCGGGGCGGCGACGAGCTGCGCGCCGCGGTCGCCGAGGCCGCCGGGCACTGCCCCGACGTCCTCGTGGAGGAACTCGTCGCGGGTCAGGACCTGCGCGTCGTCGTCATCGACCACGAGGTCGTCGCGGCCGCCGTGCGCCGGCCCGCCACCGTCATCGGCACGGGCACCGACGACATCCGCACCCTGGTCGCGCAGCAGAGCCGGCGCCGGCAGGCCGCCACGGGCGGGGAGTCGAGCATCCCGCTGGACGCGACGACCGAGGCCGTCGTCGCCGACGCCGGGTTCGGCCTCGACGACGTCCTGCCCCGCGGGCGACGGCTGGAGGTGCGGCGCACCGCGAACCTGCACACGGGCGGGACGATCGACGACGTCACCGACGACCTGCACCCCGACCTCGTCGACGCGGCCGTGGCCGCGAGCCGGGCCATCGGGATCCCGGTGACGGGCCTGGACCTCCTCGTCCCCGACGTCTCCGGCCCCGAGCACGTCGTCATCGAGGCGAACGAACGACCCGGTCTGGCGAACCACTCACCCCGGCCGACGGCGCAGCGGTTCCTCGACCTGCTGTTCCCGGAGACCCGGGCGCAGGGGTAGCGGGCGCCGGTGCCCGAAGGCCACGTCCTGCACCGCCACGCCCGCGACCAGCGCGAGGCGCTGGCGGGGCAGGTGCTGTCCGTGACGAGCCCGCAGGGCAAGTTCGACGTCGCGCCGTTCGACGGGCACCGGCTCAGCGACGTCCAGGCCCACGGCAAGCACCTGCTGTACTCCTTCGACGGCGCGCCCGACGTCCACGTGCACCTGGGGATGAAGGGGTTCTTCCTCCGCACCGACGACGTCGCGCTGCCGCCGCTGCGCGCGACGCGGATGCGGTTGGCGGGGCAGCGGGAGGCGTTCTCGCTCGTCGCACCGGGCCGGTGCGAGGCGCTGGAGCAGGGCCGGGTGCAGGCCCTGCTGGACACCCTCGGCCCGGACCCGCTGCGGGTGGGGGAGGCGGGTCGCGACGAGGCCGCCCACCGGCTGAGCTCGGGGAAGGCCGCCGTCGGCGCCGCGCTGCTGGACCAGTCGGTCTGGGCGGGCATCGGCAACGCCTGGCGCGCCGAGCTGCTCTTCCTCGCCGGCGTCGACCCGGCGCGGCGCGCGACGCCGGAGGAGGCGGGGCTGCTGTGGGACCTCGCCGTGGAGCACCTGCGGCTGGGGGTCGAGGCCGGGCA from Kineococcus rhizosphaerae includes these protein-coding regions:
- a CDS encoding RNA polymerase sigma factor, which gives rise to MSDDPRSWSADEAVGALYAAHWRRLVALAASLLGETASAEEVVADAFVALHRRWDRMADKGSAVAYLRTSVVNGVRDVLRHRVVADRGRPLPDPAPDGPEEHAVRASEHRSVLSALDGLPPRQREVLVLRYQGEMSEQDIADALGISRGAVKTHAHRGLSALREAMSREERQ
- a CDS encoding HIT domain-containing protein, whose protein sequence is MAEVSRVERAPDDLFLKIVAGEIPATIVHSDEQVVAFEDVAPRAPVHVLVVPRERYENVAELAAAAPQVLARLVQVAQQIADERCGGEYRLVFNTGTAVGQSVFHVHGHVLGGRDFEWPPG
- a CDS encoding N-acetylglutaminylglutamine amidotransferase, producing MCGLCGEVRFDGRAADVAAVQRMSQTLAPRGPDGEGVWAQGPVAFGHRRLSIIDLSACGAQPMQDPELGLTAVFNGCVYNYPQLREELIGHGYRFVSTSDTEVIVKGYHRWGADVVDHLVGMFAVAVHERDTGRTVLMRDRLGVKPLYLAETPGRLRFASSLPALLAAGDVDTTIDPVALHHYLSWHAVVPAPRTVLTGVRKLPPATVRTIEADGTSKEHRYWAPDHVRREEFAGFSERDWEDAVLQSLRTAVERRTVADVPVGVLLSGGLDSSLITALLAEQGQTGLATYSIGFESVGGREGDEFAYSDVIAERFATNHHRIRVTGDELVGALGHAVGAMSEPMVSHDVVAFDLLSQHVSQTIKVVQSGQGADEVFGGYHWYPPLTGLTPEQGVDAYATAFFDRDHAQVAQVLNPQWLTATDVSREFLREHFTRPGADTAVDAALRLDTEVMLVDDPVKRVDNTTMAWGLEARVPFLDHELVELAAAIPPELQLANGGKGILKQVGYRVIPREVIDRPKGYFPVPAITHLEGKVLGLVKDALSSRAARDRALFRPEYVTGLLDDPNGELTPLRGNKLWQLGLLEMWLQQHGIG
- the ngg gene encoding N-acetylglutaminylglutamine synthetase → MSASTKRRSTVAGLRHRGLDRPTISSRTWQRPSSWFTDDMGSDVVLDMGWGRLVFGQTFTDRSAIVDALRAEETGERDIAMYVREPQVLVGLAPHEVFLDPSITFRLNLSRYRAPRDRNPDVFVRMVRERAELDEVNRIYAACGMVTSDVDVMWANHRTRTFTYLVAEDTRTREIVGTVTGVDHVLAFGDPDQGASLWCLAADPQAAPRGVGEALVRVLAERYVARGRAILDLSVMHDNAGAIALYRRLGFRPAAPVVVKRKNPINRPLFSPQPEGLAELNPYARIIADEALRRGVRVEVTDAPSGEMRLTYAGRSLLTRESLSELTSAVAMSRCDDKRVTRRLLAAQGVRVPRAVELAQDPLRDTEGLAACERLVAETGPVVVKPARGEQGKGITVGVRGGDELRAAVAEAAGHCPDVLVEELVAGQDLRVVVIDHEVVAAAVRRPATVIGTGTDDIRTLVAQQSRRRQAATGGESSIPLDATTEAVVADAGFGLDDVLPRGRRLEVRRTANLHTGGTIDDVTDDLHPDLVDAAVAASRAIGIPVTGLDLLVPDVSGPEHVVIEANERPGLANHSPRPTAQRFLDLLFPETRAQG
- a CDS encoding Fpg/Nei family DNA glycosylase, which encodes MPEGHVLHRHARDQREALAGQVLSVTSPQGKFDVAPFDGHRLSDVQAHGKHLLYSFDGAPDVHVHLGMKGFFLRTDDVALPPLRATRMRLAGQREAFSLVAPGRCEALEQGRVQALLDTLGPDPLRVGEAGRDEAAHRLSSGKAAVGAALLDQSVWAGIGNAWRAELLFLAGVDPARRATPEEAGLLWDLAVEHLRLGVEAGQVVSDVAAPDERWVYERETCRRCGTPVRSWTLTGRTAYACPVDQR